The Aricia agestis chromosome 8, ilAriAges1.1, whole genome shotgun sequence genomic sequence cgtttttttatgttcaacgattactccgccgggATATATCCCGggactatattttttaataccaaaaaatctccatacccagcaaaatagGTTATCAATTATAGTTTGGGTGTGAATagccgacagacagacacaatttggTATTTAATATACTAGTATGGATCTATAATGGctaagaaaatgaaaaaaaaaaacacttaaagtTTTCTACAATTCGAAAAAATTTTGAACTTCTTACTTGCCAAAGTGTACACGGTACGAAACAAAACTGTTATAGCTGCAAGGCATGCCAAAGAATAAACAAAGTTTCGTAACCCAAAAGATCTTTAATTGAAAGAGTCTTGTAAATTCCCCCTTAATCAACACAATCTTTAGGACAGGGGTGGCAAAACTTtttctaatattaaattatagcaGCGGGCGAAAATTTTGGACATTGATTGATCCCTTGTCCTTGATATCATTTGTACGGTTTTTGCGAAGACTGGACAGATTGTGGGACTAGTGATATTCGTGGGACATGGGCGTGGgttataaatgtttaatttgAAACCTATGTCATTAAATGGAGTAGAAAATAAGCTGACGATAGCCTGATTATTTCGGGTAGCAATTACAGTTAATTATAACCAATTGTTACAAcaaaagtaaaacaaaatgtttgtttctctttcacgcaaaatctacagaacggattttaatgaaactttacaacaaTAAAGCTTAtgcatcagaataacacataggctacaattttaaccgactttcaaaatgagagaggtgttatgttcgtttttttatgttcaacgattactccaccgtttgttaaccgattttcacaatttttcttttggtatttagggtatcatctcaatttggtattaaattcacaaaaagggtgatctgatgaaagatccataagtaatcgatggaactcctcaaaatttatagggaaacatattgtggtgacttcggtttcgtgagaagtattctaagcatatgctaccaacaagtaagattttgcaccgaggtataccagCTGGTATAcctaccgtggttcggaaggtgctgagagaactcctgattctttataaatccaagtttgggagtttcggcgttggaCTTACATTTGAACCGCGGAAACAAGCGACAATTTCATTTGAGTAAGCCAGTACCATAAAAATCCTAAGATTCCAGCACGGTTGTCAAATTTCTACACGACGGAAGTTAAGGGTGACGTCAATTATTAAACGAAAAGCATCAAGGTTTTTCGTATTTTTAGGAGAACTTACGTACAATAGGTTAAAAAAGGTTTTCCTTATctgtttcttaaatattttgttagagCGCAAGTATGATACGTATGATAATACGAAAACAGAGTAAAAATACTAAGATATCTAAAGAAATACAGCTGCGCAAGGACAATTTGCACTGCCACAAGTATTTATGTCATTTAACCAGCACTATTAATACTGTAATTACACTATACATTATTATgttgataataataactaaaaGTTTCCTTAGTCAATATTAGCGCCTTAGAAACTCTGATTATTATCGCCTAAACGAGTAAATATTAAACCTCCAattccaattttcttaatattatgaagtaggCTAGTCTAGTTCAATACTTAGGTACTAGTTGAAGTTTATAAAAAATtccacccgaacatacatactgaCATACATAGAgggcaagttaaataaaagcttttaaaaatagaaagtGCCATGCCAGAGACAATTTTTACCCACTTTTGACCCACGCGTTACCAcgcaaaaaaaagaattttatttCCCTGCAAATTGTTTCCTTATCTACAGAGATTGGAAATAGAATTTTCGACGAATATCTTCAATTTAGTTTTTAGGCAATTAATTATTGTCCTTGTAACATTTTTAGGGAAATCATTTGGGGTAATTCAAAACAAAGTACTGTCTATACAATAAAACTGTGCGAGCGAGCAAAATTTAACCTTCATGGGGAAGCAATTGAGTTTAAAATTGAATTCCTCTTCCATAATCAAATAAAGATTACACTTGTTACTAGGGTAGGAATTTCTttgttctttaaaaataaaatagaaaatgcTTTTTTCAATACAAAGAAATAAAAGATCCTGAATTTTATCTCACAAAAAGATCGAATCTTTTGTATTGATGGTTATTTTGAATTTGATTACAGTCGGAtgggttttttatattatacatttttgattGACTTTGGTTGTATgttatttttctaatatttataattctcgtgtcgcagtgtttgtgcgcgaaatCTTTCAAAACGGCTCTAccgatttttataaaactttgtatgtacattcgttaggcctgagaatagctttttatctactttttattttgatactaGAGATGATTTATGCtagttttcatataatattttagtttacaATCTTCTTGTGTTTGAAATTCTTTTGTCGCATTATTTATTTGTTGCGCGCacattgtgcgcttttataattctgggcgTCACTTCGCGTAGTGTTTATATTCTTTGGCGTATATTTAACTTCTTCGCCCTGGTTGGACAGCATCCGGAAGTACAGGAGCGCCTGCATCGGGAAGTCGACATTTTGGACATGGAATACCTCGAAATGGTTCTGAACGAGTCCATGAGATTTTATCCCGCTATCGGATTTTTTGGCAGGATGTGCGTTAAGAATACGACTCTTCCCgtaggaaatataaaaattgacaAGGGAACCACCATATTCCTTCCATTGTTTGCGTTGCAACATGACGAGAGATACTATCCGGAGCCGGAAGTTTTTAAACCGGAGAGGTTTTCGAAGGAGAACAAGGATCCCATTATAGACAAAACTTTCATGCCTTTCGGTAAGGGAAACAGAATGTGCATCGGCCAGAGGTTCGCTACGGTACAAGCCAAGGCGGGGATTGTCCATCTGATGCGACACTTCAAAGTGAATACTGTACAGATTTCAGGCAAAAAGATCGGTTTCCAGAAGCACCTCTTTGCTGCGAGGCTAAAAAATGTAGACTTGGAGTTCATTGATCGATAAGACattaaaaatgataaagttaCACAAATTGAAAATGATGGCTAAAAGGATAATTCGTGTTAAATGCTTGTTGAGAAATTGTTTGGAAAAtctatttgttattatttttgttttgattttattattattcatacatTTACTTTGAttggttttatattttaaaattacattaaatgaaataaatatagtccgtcaaaaaagagACGACAATAATACTtgccacttgtttccggtgtggcctattatggccacactgtatccggtcactataaaaatttttgatactttatataaaCTTTATACTTATTACAGTTATAttacagtttaaaaaaatatattaagtcgttaataacattttaaataattatgatgtagttataatgtgtgtttaatttacgattTTACAAGAAAAAATCTAATCCAAGTAAAGTATTATAGtctatgtatataaaaatggattttcaaatgtgttagtcaagTTATAACTAGATAACGGTTGAACCGGTgtgactaattttagtcttcaaatattcctgaaagtccagggaaggtttatatacgagtatataacacaaagttcaccgggacatctagtattacatattattattataaatttaatatttataacactTTAATTGTACGCTCTCTGGGGAGGCAAGAGGTGGGCAAGAGCGTGTAAATAGCTCTCGACTGCGGTTAAGTTACAAGATTCTCAATTTGAACCTTCAAAAAAGGGACAATCTAAAGAatgagtatattattttattatgcggCTCTTAACATTCTGAGCCAGATAGCAGTCGGTCCTACCTTTTCAGTAGACAATCGGGCTCCGTAGTAAGCAGCCGCCTTCTGTCTTGAATCTTcggtcggccgaccacacaaaagTTCAACGTTTTGATCACAGGGTCTCCGCAAGCGTTCACAATGAAAAGCACTTGAAATTTCAGCTGGAATACTAGCCTTCTCAGAAAAATTgtcagaacaaaattttctcgtatgCTATAGAGCGGCGAGCGGCGCTCTCTGTTGGAGGAATTCGTGCAGATACACTGAGCTTTCTGAGGGCTCGTGTCGTCACACCTTTATtgactgataataataaaataaaaatgaaaaatatatttaagggtacccatacaaaaaaaacataatttttggcctatttttgctctataacggtacagaacccttttTGTGGTCAAaacatccgggtgtcccttgacacctctcaagttttttttataacttcgttccatccgggtgacCCTTGGACACCTCTCAAGTTGTTTTTTGGAGTAGTTTTAAAAGactaatattgtttattagaTGGATTTTGAGAGAACTTGGTGGTAATGTAGGCTTTTGCAGCTATCCCACTTTTACCACGGAAACGGGCTGACACCGCGCGCTGTAAGCTGAAGTACACGCGAgtggagtcgcgggcaacagctagtctatttaaaaatgcatcgccttgtcacgttgcaatgtgaactgtTCCTTAGCGCTCTATCAAAACCGATACAGACTTTGGTGATCGGACTTAAGTTATCAGTTTACGAGTCTTGTGATAGACAAACCGCCGGATAGGACAATCTGTTTTGTTGATAATGAGATATATTTAACCTCTTTAATCATAACATTCTTATCAACATTATTTTggaagataaaattatacagattTCCACTCTACAAAATTtggtcttccagcgctgctacttttacagtgaactctatacataatacacgggacacatacacaccctaaagtaattatcacttagttttatgaCATCCTGTACATTAAGAAAGTTGAATAAGTGCATGCAaagtgcatattatttattactaccaAACATGGATTTCCACTAAGAAGTTAAAGTGTCtcaatatcataaaatattaatgctTGGTCACGATGACAAGCATTATTGtccatattaataataacaactacGAGATAACAGTTAGTATTTAAAGTTCGTGCCAAACACTCGTGGACCACTCACTGACAAAATGATAACGTTACTATTGATAGTCGCAGTAGCGGCCCTGCTAGCCGCAATTTATCTAAGAGGAGTATACAATGAAGCCTACTGGAAAAAACGGGGTGTCAAATTTTACCAAAAGAGTAGAGCGCTCGGAATATTCTATGAATTCTTCAAGGGAGATCGAAGTCTGTTCGAACACATGGAGGGTATCTACTACGAGTTCCGCAACGAACCGGCTGTGGGGATCGGGGCGTTGTTTTCGCCCAACTTGATTGTGACCGATCCGACGAACGTCCAGCACGTGACAACCGTCGACTTCAACTCCTTCATGGACCGATCCATTGCGCCAAACAGCAGGGACACGCTGTCCAACAGCCTGATCTTCATCACTGGTGCCAAATGGAAGCTGATGAGGCAGAGCATGACGCCGCTGTTCACGTCCTCCAAACTCAAGTCGATGTACTACATTATAGACAAGAGCGCCAAAGACTTCGTGccgtacataaaaaataatccaGAACTGAAGAAAGGTAACGCATTTAATACCCTCTGCACGTTCTGCAGCGCGGCCATGGGAGCGGCCGTGTTCGGTGTCACCACGGAGTCGGTCTTTGACTCCCCGTTTCTGAAGATGGCGCAGAAAGCTGGGGTCACGACGTTCTGGCAGAACTTGAAATTTGTTATATCGATCTCCAGCTCCTTCATAACGAAGCTTTTCAATGTGAAACTGGCCGCAGAACACGAGGCGTTCTTCATCGGAGCGATTAAGCAGATCATCGGAGAAAGGAAGAAGTTGAACGTTAAAAGACACGACTTCGGAGATCTCTGCGTAGCTTTGCAAGAAAAAGGTGTGTTGAGAGATAATGAAACGGGCCTGGAAATTAAGCCGACTGACGAGGTTCTTTCAGCGCaagcattttttttcttcaacgCTGGCGTGGAACCAACGGCGACgacaatatttaactttttcGTCCTGGTTGGACAGCACCCGGAAGTCCAGGAGCGCCTGCATCGGGAAGTCGACGAAGCATTCGAGGAGAGCCAAGGAAATTTGACTTTCGATATCATTTCGGATATGGAATACCTCGAAATGGTTTTAAACGAGTCCATGAGAATTTACCCCGCTATCGGATTTTTGGGCAGGATGTGCGTTAAGAATACGACTCTTCCCGTAGGAAACATAAAAATTGACAAGGGAACCACCGTATTTATTCCTGTGTTTGCGTTGCAACGCGACGAGAGGCACTATCCGGAGCCGGAAGTTTTTAAGCCGGAGAGGTTTTCGAAGGAGAAAAAGGATCCCATAATAGACAAAACTTTCCTGCCATTCGGTAAGGGAAACAGAATGTGTATCGGCCAGAGGTTCGCTACGGTACAAGCCAAGGCAGGGATTGTCCATCTGATGCGACAATTTAAAGTGAATGCTGTGCAGAAATCAGGCAAGAAGATCGGTTTCCAGAAGCACCTCCTTGCTGCGAGGCTAAAAAATGTAGACTTGGAGTTCATTGACCGATAAGACATTAAAAGTGATAAAGTTatacaaattgaaaatgatgGCTAAAAAGAATACTTTGTTTTTAATGCTTGGTGAGAAATTGTTTGTAAAATCTATTTGTTATGATTGTTGTtttgcttttattattattcatgcaTTATTTTGCTTTTCTTGATTTTAGActacatttaatgaaataaatacataacattttattttctttacttttaaattaattacataattcataaaaaataaaatctgtataataaacatatatacagggtgtaacaaaaataagtgataatacttaagggtgtgtacgtgttccttgtagagagttcactgtgaaagtagcagcgctgaaagaccaaaattttttttcacttttgtatgacgaaactcgggcccttgcccatacaaaagtgaaaaatttttttcgtctttcagcgctgctactttcgcagtgaactctctacaacgaatacatacacaccctaaagtattatcacttatttttgttacacactgtatattaaagAACAATAGGACAAAATATATGGACTCCGTCCCCACTGTTGTAGCATCACAGAATGCTATGGAATGAATGATTGTATGTATGAATATTTAtgatatgaataaaaaaaataatgaaatcaaTTTAAAACCGAAGAAAAAGTAATatcattttgtatgaaaaattttCTCATCGCGGCTCTGTTATTGGTGAACGTtcgtttaattttgtttaatgaAAGAGAATAAGAATAAAGGAAAGATATAGTAAGGTGCTTCTGTTCATTACATACCCAGTACCCACATTAACACtttaatatatacttacttactacggCTTGAACGTGAGTATTTACttttcaaagtatctacattatGGTTCccacacataaacacgataagACGTTGCGTCGTACAACGATGCTGCTTCGTTTCACGATACGACATCGCGTCTCTTCTGCTGTTAATAAGAAATCGAAGAAAGAATATTCTTTCTCTAACCTGTTGTACATTAATTCGCTTCATTATGCCGCACGCCGACtagctcaattccagtaaaactgatcatgcggggagatctgtctgcaagtttgcccttgcgaacaacttgacacaactggttactacacctacgcgaatcccagatgtggacgGTCAGAATCTTTCCTTGTTGGACCTtctgctgacttcaaatcctgatggctaccaaatatccgttaCCGCACCACtcggttcatcggatcattgccctATTaagagttctgtgccacttacgacggtgttacgACAGCGTGCTGCTAAATACCATCGTGTGTGCACTACAAGttagcagactgggatgggatgcggtcgttttttgaatcctaattcctatccttgggggcacgtgtgcttctcgccggatgatcccgacaacacaGCCAACTCTGTTGCAAATGTGGTGTTGCAAGGGatgaaactttttattccgtcctctgtagtgccaactggcggcagatttcgtccctgatTTGATTCATCATCGAAAAAaacttctcgccggaagcaggaggcttaccgaTCCTGGGCCAATGCAGTgactgctcgggatttaaataccagcacatataaaatagagtacaaccttgcctttAGATCCCTCAAGAGAGAGGTCACTCGGCCAaagaaacagcacgtcaatagaactGGCAAGAGACTCGAGCGCCTCCCTTCCTGGGAACCtgtgcaagccaaccctaccatccctacacgtaggaaatggatcgttggcccaggacgcaaaagacaaaggcgatcttctgggcaaggtctttgcgtcaaactcgaccctagatgacggggggcagaaaccctatacctaacctaaccataCGGCGATGttcgagcatcatgtcggatattcggtttcatcagcgctcagtgcgaaaagccctccgttcccttgatatccaaaagtcgagtgggcctgacggaatccctcctattgtgttgaaaaagtgtgctccagagttggctccggtcttgacgggtctttttcggctctcctagtCCTCTGGAATCGTCCCGGCTTCTTGGAAGACACCCTTGTTGCACCTGATCCcaaaaaaaggtgatcgctcaattcctttcaactacagaccaatcgctataacctccctcttctcgaagataatggaatccattatcaatagccagcttcttcgatattTGGACGGCCAGgcattactaagcgacaaacagtacgggttccgtaagagtcgctcggctggtgatctcttggcgtacctaactcatccttgggctcaggcaattgagtcgaagggagaggcattggctgttagttcgTACATTGCAAAGGCCTTtaatcgggtttggcataaagcgctgaaATTAAAGCtaccatcatacgggctgcccgagaaattatgcaaGTGGGTCACAAGTTGCTTAgtagacagaagcataaaggtcgtggttgacggcgaatgcttggaaactcagtctgttgatgctggtgcccctcagggctgtgtgctattgcctaccctattcatactgcatatcaatgacatgttacagaccaacggcattcattgctatgccgATGATAGCACAGGTGAATATGCTGTATATACCcccaatatttctcggctaaatgtcattgagagtcgaaacgaacttgtgtctaaggtggagaattcattggagaaggtctctgaatggggtagacgtaacttggtcCAATCCAacccaagacacaagtctgcgcttTCACCACTAAAAATCacagtcaccaatggtcgtatatcctcgttttgagggcacatctttaaccatctcccctagcattgaaatacttggcgttagcatatcaagcgaagtccagtttcgatatcatctagagggtaaggccaagttagcctggAAGAAGCTTGATGTTTTGAACAGAGCGAGTCAATACTTCAGTCCGTACCAAcacctacaactctacaagtcgcaagttcggcctcatatggaattttgttctcatctctgggcaagggcgccaaaataccaactgctccctctggatcgtatccaacgaagggccgctcaaattattgactgccatagtgtttcaaacagcttggaccccttggaattacgccgagatgtagctttactttgcatcctctatcggttgtatcacggggagtgctctggggaattgttcggaattataccacctgcaacttttcgccatcgtcccacgcggaaaatatcctcatcaccttgatgagttaCAGTCCTTCACCGTACATTTCTCGCGAAACTTTCAGACGCGCACTgcaaaactctggaacgaactgtcaccagcagtatttccggacctatacgacctgcaaacctccaagaagagagcgtattccctcttaaaaggccggcaacgcacctgcagctcttctgatgttgcgagtgtccatgggcgacggtagttgctttccatcaggtgacccgtttgctcgtttgccaccttgtttcataaaaaaatatgactccgCCTCGATGCGAGGAAAAACAGATACTTCCTCAAACCATCGAGGAAATAAGTTATTTGCgtataaacaaaacaataatttattca encodes the following:
- the LOC121729481 gene encoding probable cytochrome P450 6v1 — encoded protein: MALVANELLAFIQHAIDTMDEVSIMQICKSSFTSEEIFQGKQLLYETLGQSANMPSRRKDGTERSVQDIISLLKQTDPDEVLAFVAKQLHKLPPVTLDHVDVVSLLKDIRFLKEELAGVRGRLQASESIISDLRSELSQLKSNNSLCGSPDAAYVTRRRGAQAITFSPVYILWRIFNFFALVGQHPEVQERLHREVDILDMEYLEMVLNESMRFYPAIGFFGRMCVKNTTLPVGNIKIDKGTTIFLPLFALQHDERYYPEPEVFKPERFSKENKDPIIDKTFMPFGKGNRMCIGQRFATVQAKAGIVHLMRHFKVNTVQISGKKIGFQKHLFAARLKNVDLEFIDR
- the LOC121729482 gene encoding cytochrome P450 6k1-like, producing the protein MITLLLIVAVAALLAAIYLRGVYNEAYWKKRGVKFYQKSRALGIFYEFFKGDRSLFEHMEGIYYEFRNEPAVGIGALFSPNLIVTDPTNVQHVTTVDFNSFMDRSIAPNSRDTLSNSLIFITGAKWKLMRQSMTPLFTSSKLKSMYYIIDKSAKDFVPYIKNNPELKKGNAFNTLCTFCSAAMGAAVFGVTTESVFDSPFLKMAQKAGVTTFWQNLKFVISISSSFITKLFNVKLAAEHEAFFIGAIKQIIGERKKLNVKRHDFGDLCVALQEKGVLRDNETGLEIKPTDEVLSAQAFFFFNAGVEPTATTIFNFFVLVGQHPEVQERLHREVDEAFEESQGNLTFDIISDMEYLEMVLNESMRIYPAIGFLGRMCVKNTTLPVGNIKIDKGTTVFIPVFALQRDERHYPEPEVFKPERFSKEKKDPIIDKTFLPFGKGNRMCIGQRFATVQAKAGIVHLMRQFKVNAVQKSGKKIGFQKHLLAARLKNVDLEFIDR